From Vidua chalybeata isolate OUT-0048 chromosome 25, bVidCha1 merged haplotype, whole genome shotgun sequence, one genomic window encodes:
- the MAP7D1 gene encoding MAP7 domain-containing protein 1 isoform X3, protein MERSCAGREPQPRPQPQPLGKPPSPMGDSIPPPSVPPPGPGGALQGERSFPQHDRPGPPDAIPSEKTVPPVPAAISPSEKIVPPVPAAVPPSQQPVCPPALMPPSESSPLQREQCPPAVALPGQPVSPSPATVAPSAQSVPPGGDQSPPGAPEPPGTEHPKEEALPHSAGPVPAAAPRSAETLPHGGQPPAPAATEGAPPDAKSSPGATAGPSKDVSPRSSRPSPSPAAGPRPKQDAQKAQARHKQAKERREERAKYLAAKRVLWLEKEEKARLLREKQLEERRKRLEEQRLRAEKRRAVLEERQRQKLEKNKERYEAAIQRSVKKTWAEIRQQRWSWAGALHHGSPAHKDDRSLQLSPWESSIVDRLMTPTLSFLARSRSAVTLAGNGKEQVPVCPRSASASPLSPCHNHRLPHRCWERRKAAAASPDVTPRRRTEPSPKKKEKKEKDRENAKERSALSRERSLRKRQSLPAAQPRLLPAADSSPGPKNRPSSPAAPKNRPSSPATPKNRPSSPATPKNRPSSPATPKARPASPSPALSSPHKPPLPRSAHSSPKVRARAREERGEQEGQAKARERKEEERGPAPPALPEPPKVPAEPTAGPAVPAAPGPVPASPPARPPAGTTDREEAARLLAEKRRQAREQREREERERREQEEQERRLQEERAQRAAEEQSRREALARQREEERRLQEEREAQERARAEREEVERLQRQKEEAEARAREEAERQRLEREKHFQREEQERLERKKRLEEIMKRTRKSDAADAKKKDDRKVVNGKAAEQEDVPGREKHPGPIPKAQELPETETTSAGTLGGTKALAGEGLQPSSKEAAALVNGVQPGKHENGFSGTEGSKELRDLSHHGGSPGSIIPFGDKEPFLKQAVVKPPQVTEVL, encoded by the exons GGAAGCCACCATCCCCGATGGGAGACAGCATCCCCCCGCCCTCCGTGCCACCCCCCGggcctgggggtgccctgcagGGAGAGCGCAGCTTCCCCCAGCACGACCGACCCGGCCCTCCGGATGCCATCCCCTCGGAAAAGACTGTCCCGCCCGTCCCTGCAGCCATCAGCCCCTCGGAGAAGATCGTCCCGCCCGTCCCTGCAGCCGTGCCCCCCTCCCAGCAGCCCGTGTGCCCCCCGGCCCTGATGCCCCCCTCGGAGAGCAGCCCCCTGCAGCGTGAGCAGTGCCCTCCGGCcgtggcactgccaggacagcccgtgtcccccagccctgcgACCGTGGCCCCCTCAGCACAGAGCGTTCCCCCCGGGGGCGACCAGTCCCCGCCCGGCGCCCCCGAGCCGCCCGGCACGGAGCACCCCAAAGAAGAGGCATTGCCCCACAGCGCTGGCCCCGTCCCCGCTGCCGCCCCTCGCTCCGCGGAGACGCTGCCCCACGGGggccagcccccagccccagctgccaccGAAGGGGCCCCTCCTGATGCCAAGAGCTCCCCGGGTGCCACAGCCGGGCCCTCAAAGGACGTGAGCCCCCGGAGCAGCCGCCCGTCGCCTTCTCCTGCTGCCGGCCCCCGGCCCAAGCAAG ATGCCCAGAAGGCCCAGGCAAGGCACAAGCAGGCGAAGGAGCGGCGCGAGGAACGGGCCAAGTACCTGG CTGCCAAGCGGGTGCTGtggctggagaaggaggagaaggccCGGCTGCTGCgggagaagcagctggaggagcggcGCAAGCGGCTGGAGGAGCAGCGGCTGCGGGCGGAGAAGCGCCGGGCGGTCCTGGAGGAGCGGCAGAGGCAGAAGCTGGAGAAGAAtaag GAGCGCTATGAGGCAGCAATCCAGCGGTCGGTCAAGAAGACGTGGGCAGAGATCCGGCAGCAGCGGTGGTCCTGGGCTGGGGCCCTGCACCACGGCTCCCCCGCACACAAGGACG acCGGAGCTTGCAGCTGAGCCCATGGGAGAGCAGCATCGTGGACCGGCTGATGACGCCCACCCTGTCCTTCCTCGCACGCAGCCGGAGCGCCGTGACCCTGGCTGGGAATGGCAAGGAGCAGG TGCCCGTGTGCCCCCGCTCAGCCTCTGccagccccctcagcccctgccacaACCACCGCCTGCCGCACCGCTGCTGGGAGCGCCGCAAGGCGGCCGCCGCCAGCCCTGACGTGACGCCGCGCCGCAGGACCGAGCCCTCGCCC aagaagaaggagaagaaggagaaggatcGGGAGAATGCCAAGGAGCGCAGCGCCCTGTCCCGTGAGCGCAGCCTCAGGAAGCGGCAGTCACTGCCGGCGGCACAGCCCCGGCTCCTGCCTGCGGCTGACAGCAG TCCCGGCCCCAAGAACCGTCCCTCGTCCCCTGCCGCCCCCAAGAACCGTCCTTCATCCCCTGCCACCCCCAAGAACCGTCCCTCGTCCCCTGCCACCCCCAAGAACCGTCCCTCGTCCCCTGCCACCCCCAAGGCCCGCCCGGCgtcccccagcccggccctcAGCTCTCCCCACAAGCCGCCCCTGCCTCGAAGCGCCCATTCCTCCCCCAAGGTGCGGGCCAGGGCTCGGGAGGAGCGGGGGGAGCAGGAGGGCCAGGCGAAGGCACgggagaggaaagaggaggagcGGGGTCCggcacccccagcccttcccGAGCCCCCCAAGGTGCCCGCAGAGCCGACAGCAG GCCCCGCAGTCCCGGCGGCCCCCGGCCCCGTGCCGGCCAGTCCCCCGGCCAGGCCCCCCGCCGGCACCACGGACCGGGAGGAGGCTGCCCGGCTGTTGGCCGAGAAGCGACGCCAGGCCCGGGAGCAGCGGGAGCGGGAGGAGCGGGAGCGccgggagcaggaggagcaggagag GCGGCTGCAGGAGGAGCGGGCGCAGCGGGCGGCCGAGGAGCAGAGCCGGCgggaggccctggcacggcAGCGGGAGGAGGAGCGGCGGCTGCAGGAGGAACGAGAGGCCCAGGAGAGAGCCCGGGCTGAGCGAGAGGAGGTGGAGCGGCTGCAGAGACAG AAGGAAGAGGCCGAGGCGAGGGCGCGCGAAGAGGCTGAGCGGCAGCGCCTGGAGCGGGAGAAGCACTTCCAGCGTGAGGAGCAGGAGCGGCTGGAGAGGAAGAAG CGCCTGGAGGAGATCATGAAGAGGACGCGCAAGTCGGACGCAGCCGACGCCAAG AAGAAGGACGACAGGAAGGTGGTGAACGGGAAAGCAGCCGAGCAGGAAGACGTCCCAG GCCGCGAGAAGCACCCGGGGCCAATCCCGAAGGCACAGGAGCTCCCGGAGACGGAGACCACAAGcgcagggacactggggggaaCAAAGGCCTTGGCGGGCGAGGGGCTGCAGCCGAG CTCCAAGGAGGCGGCAGCCCTGGTGAACGGCGTGCAGCCCGGCAAGCACGAGAACGGCTTCTCGGGCACCGAGGGCTCCAAGGAGCTGCGGGATCTCTCCCACCACggcggcagccccggcagcaTCATCCCCTTCGGCGACAAGGAGCCCTTCCTCAAGCAGGCGGTGGTGAAACCCCCGCAGGTGACAG AGGTGCTCTGA
- the MAP7D1 gene encoding MAP7 domain-containing protein 1 isoform X1: MERSCAGREPQPRPQPQPLGKPPSPMGDSIPPPSVPPPGPGGALQGERSFPQHDRPGPPDAIPSEKTVPPVPAAISPSEKIVPPVPAAVPPSQQPVCPPALMPPSESSPLQREQCPPAVALPGQPVSPSPATVAPSAQSVPPGGDQSPPGAPEPPGTEHPKEEALPHSAGPVPAAAPRSAETLPHGGQPPAPAATEGAPPDAKSSPGATAGPSKDVSPRSSRPSPSPAAGPRPKQDAQKAQARHKQAKERREERAKYLAAKRVLWLEKEEKARLLREKQLEERRKRLEEQRLRAEKRRAVLEERQRQKLEKNKERYEAAIQRSVKKTWAEIRQQRWSWAGALHHGSPAHKDGASRCSVSAVNLPKHVDSIINKRLSKSSATLWNSPSRNRSLQLSPWESSIVDRLMTPTLSFLARSRSAVTLAGNGKEQVPVCPRSASASPLSPCHNHRLPHRCWERRKAAAASPDVTPRRRTEPSPKKKEKKEKDRENAKERSALSRERSLRKRQSLPAAQPRLLPAADSSPGPKNRPSSPAAPKNRPSSPATPKNRPSSPATPKNRPSSPATPKARPASPSPALSSPHKPPLPRSAHSSPKVRARAREERGEQEGQAKARERKEEERGPAPPALPEPPKVPAEPTAGPAVPAAPGPVPASPPARPPAGTTDREEAARLLAEKRRQAREQREREERERREQEEQERRLQEERAQRAAEEQSRREALARQREEERRLQEEREAQERARAEREEVERLQRQKEEAEARAREEAERQRLEREKHFQREEQERLERKKRLEEIMKRTRKSDAADAKKKDDRKVVNGKAAEQEDVPGREKHPGPIPKAQELPETETTSAGTLGGTKALAGEGLQPSSKEAAALVNGVQPGKHENGFSGTEGSKELRDLSHHGGSPGSIIPFGDKEPFLKQAVVKPPQVTEVL, encoded by the exons GGAAGCCACCATCCCCGATGGGAGACAGCATCCCCCCGCCCTCCGTGCCACCCCCCGggcctgggggtgccctgcagGGAGAGCGCAGCTTCCCCCAGCACGACCGACCCGGCCCTCCGGATGCCATCCCCTCGGAAAAGACTGTCCCGCCCGTCCCTGCAGCCATCAGCCCCTCGGAGAAGATCGTCCCGCCCGTCCCTGCAGCCGTGCCCCCCTCCCAGCAGCCCGTGTGCCCCCCGGCCCTGATGCCCCCCTCGGAGAGCAGCCCCCTGCAGCGTGAGCAGTGCCCTCCGGCcgtggcactgccaggacagcccgtgtcccccagccctgcgACCGTGGCCCCCTCAGCACAGAGCGTTCCCCCCGGGGGCGACCAGTCCCCGCCCGGCGCCCCCGAGCCGCCCGGCACGGAGCACCCCAAAGAAGAGGCATTGCCCCACAGCGCTGGCCCCGTCCCCGCTGCCGCCCCTCGCTCCGCGGAGACGCTGCCCCACGGGggccagcccccagccccagctgccaccGAAGGGGCCCCTCCTGATGCCAAGAGCTCCCCGGGTGCCACAGCCGGGCCCTCAAAGGACGTGAGCCCCCGGAGCAGCCGCCCGTCGCCTTCTCCTGCTGCCGGCCCCCGGCCCAAGCAAG ATGCCCAGAAGGCCCAGGCAAGGCACAAGCAGGCGAAGGAGCGGCGCGAGGAACGGGCCAAGTACCTGG CTGCCAAGCGGGTGCTGtggctggagaaggaggagaaggccCGGCTGCTGCgggagaagcagctggaggagcggcGCAAGCGGCTGGAGGAGCAGCGGCTGCGGGCGGAGAAGCGCCGGGCGGTCCTGGAGGAGCGGCAGAGGCAGAAGCTGGAGAAGAAtaag GAGCGCTATGAGGCAGCAATCCAGCGGTCGGTCAAGAAGACGTGGGCAGAGATCCGGCAGCAGCGGTGGTCCTGGGCTGGGGCCCTGCACCACGGCTCCCCCGCACACAAGGACG GTGCGAGCCGGTGCTCGGTGTCCGCTGTAAACCTCCCCAAACACGTCGACTCTATAATCAACAAGCGGCTCTCCAAATCCTCCGCCACCCTCTGGAACTCTCCCAGTAGAA acCGGAGCTTGCAGCTGAGCCCATGGGAGAGCAGCATCGTGGACCGGCTGATGACGCCCACCCTGTCCTTCCTCGCACGCAGCCGGAGCGCCGTGACCCTGGCTGGGAATGGCAAGGAGCAGG TGCCCGTGTGCCCCCGCTCAGCCTCTGccagccccctcagcccctgccacaACCACCGCCTGCCGCACCGCTGCTGGGAGCGCCGCAAGGCGGCCGCCGCCAGCCCTGACGTGACGCCGCGCCGCAGGACCGAGCCCTCGCCC aagaagaaggagaagaaggagaaggatcGGGAGAATGCCAAGGAGCGCAGCGCCCTGTCCCGTGAGCGCAGCCTCAGGAAGCGGCAGTCACTGCCGGCGGCACAGCCCCGGCTCCTGCCTGCGGCTGACAGCAG TCCCGGCCCCAAGAACCGTCCCTCGTCCCCTGCCGCCCCCAAGAACCGTCCTTCATCCCCTGCCACCCCCAAGAACCGTCCCTCGTCCCCTGCCACCCCCAAGAACCGTCCCTCGTCCCCTGCCACCCCCAAGGCCCGCCCGGCgtcccccagcccggccctcAGCTCTCCCCACAAGCCGCCCCTGCCTCGAAGCGCCCATTCCTCCCCCAAGGTGCGGGCCAGGGCTCGGGAGGAGCGGGGGGAGCAGGAGGGCCAGGCGAAGGCACgggagaggaaagaggaggagcGGGGTCCggcacccccagcccttcccGAGCCCCCCAAGGTGCCCGCAGAGCCGACAGCAG GCCCCGCAGTCCCGGCGGCCCCCGGCCCCGTGCCGGCCAGTCCCCCGGCCAGGCCCCCCGCCGGCACCACGGACCGGGAGGAGGCTGCCCGGCTGTTGGCCGAGAAGCGACGCCAGGCCCGGGAGCAGCGGGAGCGGGAGGAGCGGGAGCGccgggagcaggaggagcaggagag GCGGCTGCAGGAGGAGCGGGCGCAGCGGGCGGCCGAGGAGCAGAGCCGGCgggaggccctggcacggcAGCGGGAGGAGGAGCGGCGGCTGCAGGAGGAACGAGAGGCCCAGGAGAGAGCCCGGGCTGAGCGAGAGGAGGTGGAGCGGCTGCAGAGACAG AAGGAAGAGGCCGAGGCGAGGGCGCGCGAAGAGGCTGAGCGGCAGCGCCTGGAGCGGGAGAAGCACTTCCAGCGTGAGGAGCAGGAGCGGCTGGAGAGGAAGAAG CGCCTGGAGGAGATCATGAAGAGGACGCGCAAGTCGGACGCAGCCGACGCCAAG AAGAAGGACGACAGGAAGGTGGTGAACGGGAAAGCAGCCGAGCAGGAAGACGTCCCAG GCCGCGAGAAGCACCCGGGGCCAATCCCGAAGGCACAGGAGCTCCCGGAGACGGAGACCACAAGcgcagggacactggggggaaCAAAGGCCTTGGCGGGCGAGGGGCTGCAGCCGAG CTCCAAGGAGGCGGCAGCCCTGGTGAACGGCGTGCAGCCCGGCAAGCACGAGAACGGCTTCTCGGGCACCGAGGGCTCCAAGGAGCTGCGGGATCTCTCCCACCACggcggcagccccggcagcaTCATCCCCTTCGGCGACAAGGAGCCCTTCCTCAAGCAGGCGGTGGTGAAACCCCCGCAGGTGACAG AGGTGCTCTGA
- the MAP7D1 gene encoding MAP7 domain-containing protein 1 isoform X2, producing MGDSIPPPSVPPPGPGGALQGERSFPQHDRPGPPDAIPSEKTVPPVPAAISPSEKIVPPVPAAVPPSQQPVCPPALMPPSESSPLQREQCPPAVALPGQPVSPSPATVAPSAQSVPPGGDQSPPGAPEPPGTEHPKEEALPHSAGPVPAAAPRSAETLPHGGQPPAPAATEGAPPDAKSSPGATAGPSKDVSPRSSRPSPSPAAGPRPKQDAQKAQARHKQAKERREERAKYLAAKRVLWLEKEEKARLLREKQLEERRKRLEEQRLRAEKRRAVLEERQRQKLEKNKERYEAAIQRSVKKTWAEIRQQRWSWAGALHHGSPAHKDGASRCSVSAVNLPKHVDSIINKRLSKSSATLWNSPSRNRSLQLSPWESSIVDRLMTPTLSFLARSRSAVTLAGNGKEQVPVCPRSASASPLSPCHNHRLPHRCWERRKAAAASPDVTPRRRTEPSPKKKEKKEKDRENAKERSALSRERSLRKRQSLPAAQPRLLPAADSSPGPKNRPSSPAAPKNRPSSPATPKNRPSSPATPKNRPSSPATPKARPASPSPALSSPHKPPLPRSAHSSPKVRARAREERGEQEGQAKARERKEEERGPAPPALPEPPKVPAEPTAGPAVPAAPGPVPASPPARPPAGTTDREEAARLLAEKRRQAREQREREERERREQEEQERRLQEERAQRAAEEQSRREALARQREEERRLQEEREAQERARAEREEVERLQRQKEEAEARAREEAERQRLEREKHFQREEQERLERKKRLEEIMKRTRKSDAADAKKKDDRKVVNGKAAEQEDVPGREKHPGPIPKAQELPETETTSAGTLGGTKALAGEGLQPSSKEAAALVNGVQPGKHENGFSGTEGSKELRDLSHHGGSPGSIIPFGDKEPFLKQAVVKPPQVTEVL from the exons ATGGGAGACAGCATCCCCCCGCCCTCCGTGCCACCCCCCGggcctgggggtgccctgcagGGAGAGCGCAGCTTCCCCCAGCACGACCGACCCGGCCCTCCGGATGCCATCCCCTCGGAAAAGACTGTCCCGCCCGTCCCTGCAGCCATCAGCCCCTCGGAGAAGATCGTCCCGCCCGTCCCTGCAGCCGTGCCCCCCTCCCAGCAGCCCGTGTGCCCCCCGGCCCTGATGCCCCCCTCGGAGAGCAGCCCCCTGCAGCGTGAGCAGTGCCCTCCGGCcgtggcactgccaggacagcccgtgtcccccagccctgcgACCGTGGCCCCCTCAGCACAGAGCGTTCCCCCCGGGGGCGACCAGTCCCCGCCCGGCGCCCCCGAGCCGCCCGGCACGGAGCACCCCAAAGAAGAGGCATTGCCCCACAGCGCTGGCCCCGTCCCCGCTGCCGCCCCTCGCTCCGCGGAGACGCTGCCCCACGGGggccagcccccagccccagctgccaccGAAGGGGCCCCTCCTGATGCCAAGAGCTCCCCGGGTGCCACAGCCGGGCCCTCAAAGGACGTGAGCCCCCGGAGCAGCCGCCCGTCGCCTTCTCCTGCTGCCGGCCCCCGGCCCAAGCAAG ATGCCCAGAAGGCCCAGGCAAGGCACAAGCAGGCGAAGGAGCGGCGCGAGGAACGGGCCAAGTACCTGG CTGCCAAGCGGGTGCTGtggctggagaaggaggagaaggccCGGCTGCTGCgggagaagcagctggaggagcggcGCAAGCGGCTGGAGGAGCAGCGGCTGCGGGCGGAGAAGCGCCGGGCGGTCCTGGAGGAGCGGCAGAGGCAGAAGCTGGAGAAGAAtaag GAGCGCTATGAGGCAGCAATCCAGCGGTCGGTCAAGAAGACGTGGGCAGAGATCCGGCAGCAGCGGTGGTCCTGGGCTGGGGCCCTGCACCACGGCTCCCCCGCACACAAGGACG GTGCGAGCCGGTGCTCGGTGTCCGCTGTAAACCTCCCCAAACACGTCGACTCTATAATCAACAAGCGGCTCTCCAAATCCTCCGCCACCCTCTGGAACTCTCCCAGTAGAA acCGGAGCTTGCAGCTGAGCCCATGGGAGAGCAGCATCGTGGACCGGCTGATGACGCCCACCCTGTCCTTCCTCGCACGCAGCCGGAGCGCCGTGACCCTGGCTGGGAATGGCAAGGAGCAGG TGCCCGTGTGCCCCCGCTCAGCCTCTGccagccccctcagcccctgccacaACCACCGCCTGCCGCACCGCTGCTGGGAGCGCCGCAAGGCGGCCGCCGCCAGCCCTGACGTGACGCCGCGCCGCAGGACCGAGCCCTCGCCC aagaagaaggagaagaaggagaaggatcGGGAGAATGCCAAGGAGCGCAGCGCCCTGTCCCGTGAGCGCAGCCTCAGGAAGCGGCAGTCACTGCCGGCGGCACAGCCCCGGCTCCTGCCTGCGGCTGACAGCAG TCCCGGCCCCAAGAACCGTCCCTCGTCCCCTGCCGCCCCCAAGAACCGTCCTTCATCCCCTGCCACCCCCAAGAACCGTCCCTCGTCCCCTGCCACCCCCAAGAACCGTCCCTCGTCCCCTGCCACCCCCAAGGCCCGCCCGGCgtcccccagcccggccctcAGCTCTCCCCACAAGCCGCCCCTGCCTCGAAGCGCCCATTCCTCCCCCAAGGTGCGGGCCAGGGCTCGGGAGGAGCGGGGGGAGCAGGAGGGCCAGGCGAAGGCACgggagaggaaagaggaggagcGGGGTCCggcacccccagcccttcccGAGCCCCCCAAGGTGCCCGCAGAGCCGACAGCAG GCCCCGCAGTCCCGGCGGCCCCCGGCCCCGTGCCGGCCAGTCCCCCGGCCAGGCCCCCCGCCGGCACCACGGACCGGGAGGAGGCTGCCCGGCTGTTGGCCGAGAAGCGACGCCAGGCCCGGGAGCAGCGGGAGCGGGAGGAGCGGGAGCGccgggagcaggaggagcaggagag GCGGCTGCAGGAGGAGCGGGCGCAGCGGGCGGCCGAGGAGCAGAGCCGGCgggaggccctggcacggcAGCGGGAGGAGGAGCGGCGGCTGCAGGAGGAACGAGAGGCCCAGGAGAGAGCCCGGGCTGAGCGAGAGGAGGTGGAGCGGCTGCAGAGACAG AAGGAAGAGGCCGAGGCGAGGGCGCGCGAAGAGGCTGAGCGGCAGCGCCTGGAGCGGGAGAAGCACTTCCAGCGTGAGGAGCAGGAGCGGCTGGAGAGGAAGAAG CGCCTGGAGGAGATCATGAAGAGGACGCGCAAGTCGGACGCAGCCGACGCCAAG AAGAAGGACGACAGGAAGGTGGTGAACGGGAAAGCAGCCGAGCAGGAAGACGTCCCAG GCCGCGAGAAGCACCCGGGGCCAATCCCGAAGGCACAGGAGCTCCCGGAGACGGAGACCACAAGcgcagggacactggggggaaCAAAGGCCTTGGCGGGCGAGGGGCTGCAGCCGAG CTCCAAGGAGGCGGCAGCCCTGGTGAACGGCGTGCAGCCCGGCAAGCACGAGAACGGCTTCTCGGGCACCGAGGGCTCCAAGGAGCTGCGGGATCTCTCCCACCACggcggcagccccggcagcaTCATCCCCTTCGGCGACAAGGAGCCCTTCCTCAAGCAGGCGGTGGTGAAACCCCCGCAGGTGACAG AGGTGCTCTGA